The following are from one region of the Channa argus isolate prfri chromosome 6, Channa argus male v1.0, whole genome shotgun sequence genome:
- the proca1 gene encoding uncharacterized protein proca1, whose product MWSVFFVFLSYLDRNFVKGDFLSRSLDAEKPDKHMLSVLNGTFCAKMSTLGENFLYQVSNGTEVVRSVVSPTGTLVDCSIIVNQMQVKSFMHECRLGLRGQRAGQPLHTRFAVMDEANVMCREFMERSVPIGVVGNDDTDDTALQHKTLKRSKRGFTYPGTLWCGAGNMADNYDQLGVFAETDSCCRTHDHCPHVIHAFSSNYGHINFKWHPICHCDCDSALKDCLRKVNDTSSRVVGQAFFNVIGVPCFDFVYEEQCTERHWYGLCKRYDKLPIAVLKEAVLYDFGGIDVIDKLTVAPPRKKDSKESKKGEKLENSTLSTVLGPEEPSLTNVVTAAEDFIKILATVSTSQSSTTDSDKSETQSSEKKKRKNTGKKKKTSKKLKGKGKGRKRKQKAEAGVKVEEGAGVSPSGSKAGEVIALSNFLESHNRAQSRRNRNRVDASEYELGGKEEPFNEVMKDEPPVDKDTVSMTSPKSVQKKLAETNGDRLTEETTLSVSISGTTVIPRKDRRRRPRKERRKKCKTQDTDTPASLSAFSVPTITAITPSAQFKQQSFGSHTESQPISSTTSASIVIPKVKKNRSKEKEKLERREKRRKLSSVSPIVASGHEITPADHLKVIPLTGVPPLSSLPTTGQQGSHRLGVYRGKTSFHTALNSSFSVLKSQRSKERKLRDRRRKTVLPLSRENPLFDHSSENVLVIPRSADASGALNSPANTASFSKLTAKPETHSEWSLFTTAASIISAKTIRQQRKSRKKVMSAVLSDGVSMPKKTEYSPITLTPTPINVTIAEELSPYMTTLSTPVTSPIQISINRAEAQFIGRRKRSRRRGMKQYRLLDNNEPCNANIA is encoded by the exons ATGTGGTCGGTCTTTTTCGTCTTTCTGTCTTATCTGGACAGAAACTTCGTCAAGGGCGACTTCCTCAGCCGCTCTTTGGATGCAGAGAAGCCGGACAAACACATGTTATCAGTGCTCAACGGCACCTTTTGCGCCAAAATGTCGACTTTGGGAGAGAATTTCCTTTACCAGGTTTCAAACGGAACCGAGGTGGTGCGATCCGTGGTCAGTCCCACCGGTACGCTTGTGGACTGCTCTATTATAGTGAACCAAATGCAGGTGAAATCGTTCATGCACGAGTGCAGGTTGGGACTGAGGGGACAGAGAGCCGGGCAGCCGCTGCACACGCGTTTTGCGGTCATGGATGAAGCCAATGTAATGTGCAGAGAGTTCATGGAGAGGTCAGTACCTATCGGTGTGGTGGGAAATGACGACACTGATGACACTGCGCTGCagcataaaacattaaaaagatcCAAGAGAGGCTTTACATACCCTGGGACCCTGTGGTGTGGAGCCGGCAACATGGCAGATAACTACGACCAACTTG GAGTCTTTGCCGAGACCGACAGCTGCTGCCGTACCCATGACCACTGCCCTCATGTCATCCACGCTTTTTCCTCCAACTATGGCCACATTAACTTCAAGTGGCACCCGATCTGTCATTGTGACTGTGACAGTGC GTTGAAAGATTGTCTAAGGAAAGTCAATGACACTTCCTCCAGAGTTGTGGGCCAGGCATTCTTCAACGTCATTGGTGTGCCTTGCTTTGATTTTGTCTATGAAGAACAGTGCACAGAGCGACACTGGTATGGCCT TTGTAAGCGATATGACAAGCTCCCCATTGCTGTGCTGAAAGAGGCGGTCCTGTATGACTTTGGTGGTATTGACGTCATCGATAAGCTGACTGTAGCCCCTCCCAGGAAGAAAGATTCCAAGGAGAGCAAGAAGGGAGAGAAACTGGAGAATTCCACTTTGTCTACTGTGTTGGGCCCTGAAGAGCCTTCACTCACAAATGTTGTCACTGCTGCAGAGGACTTCATCAAAATCCTCGCTACTGTGTCCACCTCTCAAAGCTCCACCACTGACTCTGACAAAAGTGAGACGCAAAGctcagagaagaaaaagaggaagaacactgggaagaagaagaaaaccagcaaaaagctaaaaggaaaaggaaaggggaggaagaggaagcaaAAAGCAGAGGCCGGTGTTAAAGTGGAGGAAGGAGCTGGAGTTTCGCCCTCTGGCAGTAAAGCAGGAGAAGTCATCGCTCTAAGTAATTTCCTCGAGTCCCACAATCGTGCCCAATCACgtagaaacagaaacagagtcGATGCCAGTGAATATGAGCTTGGAGGTAAAGAAGAGCCCTTTAATGAAGTCATGAAAGATGAACCACCAGTGGATAAGGACACTGTTTCCATGACGTCACCGAAGAGTGTCCAAAAGAAGCTGGCAGAGACGAACGgggacagactgacagaggaaACCACTCTCTCTGTGTCAATAAGTGGGACAACTGTTATTCCCCGTAAGGACAGACGCAGAAGGCcaagaaaggagaggagaaagaagtGCAAGACACAAGACACTGACACACCAGCCAGTTTAAGTGCGTTTTCTGTCCCCACCATCACTGCCATTACCCCGTCAGCACAGTTCAAGCAACAGAGCTTTGGGAGCCACACTGAAAGCCAACCTATCTCCAGTACTACCAGTGCCTCGATCGTGATCCCTAAAGTCAAAAAGAACAGGtcaaaggagaaagaaaagttagagaggagagaaaaaaggaggaaactCAGCTCAGTTTCTCCCATTGTGGCCTCTGGCCATGAAATTACCCCTGCAGACCATCTGAAAGTGATCCCTCTCACCGGGGTTCcccctttgtcatcactcccCACCACAGGGCAGCAAGGTTCCCACAGGCTGGGCGTTTATAGAGGAAAGACAAGCTTCCACACCGCTCTGAACTCATCTTTCAGTGTTCTGaaaagtcaaaggtcaaaagaaagaaaactgagagATAGAAGGAGGAAAACTGTTTTGCCTCTTTCAAGGGAAAATCCACTTTTTGACCACAGCTCTGAAAATGTGCTCGTCATCCCCAGGAGTGCAGACGCAAGCGGTGCACTGAACAGTCCTGCAAACACTGCTTCATTTAGTAAGCTTACTGCTAAACCAGAAACTCACAGTGAATGGAGCCTTTTTACAACGGCCGCATCTATAATCAGCGCAAAGACTAtcagacagcagagaaaatcaAGAAAGAAAGTCATGTCTGCTGTGCTCAGTGATGGCGTTTCCATGCCAAAAAAAACGGAATATTCACCTATAACATTAACACCCACACCAATTAATGTCACTATTGCTGAAGAGCTCAGTCCTTACATGACCACTTTATCAACTCCTGTCACGAGCCCGATACAGATATCAATTAACAGAGCAGAGGCCCAGTTCATCGGAAGAAGAAAACGAAGTAGAAGAAGAGGAATGAAGCAGTACCGTCTATTAGACAACAATGAGCCATGCAATGCAAACATAGCAtga